A region from the Beduinella massiliensis genome encodes:
- a CDS encoding DUF308 domain-containing protein, with the protein MWGEGKKAKGAFIALSVGYIVLGLVLLLWPQISMNIICYVLGAAAVALGAIKLWRYFTADGLELIFMDMSAGVVALLIGLVLLIKPALLLGLIPIILGVMIAVDGTARVRTALDLRTVGYNNWVIELILAVVSVALGILLIVNPMFSLGLATAFIGAALCVDGIINLWDVFYISRQLKKLRG; encoded by the coding sequence ATGTGGGGTGAAGGAAAGAAAGCGAAGGGCGCTTTTATCGCGCTGTCCGTCGGATACATCGTGCTGGGGCTGGTGTTGCTGCTCTGGCCGCAGATATCCATGAACATCATCTGTTACGTGTTGGGCGCGGCGGCGGTAGCGCTGGGCGCAATAAAACTCTGGCGTTACTTTACGGCGGACGGGCTGGAGCTCATCTTCATGGACATGTCCGCCGGTGTAGTCGCCCTGCTGATCGGCCTGGTGCTGCTCATAAAGCCGGCGCTGCTGCTGGGGCTCATCCCGATCATCCTGGGCGTGATGATCGCCGTAGATGGCACGGCCCGCGTCCGCACGGCGCTCGACCTGCGCACCGTGGGATACAACAACTGGGTGATCGAGCTCATCCTGGCGGTCGTGTCGGTCGCGTTGGGCATCCTGCTGATCGTGAACCCGATGTTCTCTTTGGGGCTTGCGACCGCCTTCATCGGCGCCGCGCTGTGTGTGGACGGCATCATCAACCTGTGGGACGTCTTTTACATCTCCCGTCAGCTCAAAAAACTGCGGGGCTGA
- the trmD gene encoding tRNA (guanosine(37)-N1)-methyltransferase TrmD, which yields MKIKILTIFPEMFAPVLGASMLGRAQENGLLSFEVIDIRPFSLRKHKNTDDDPFGGGAGMVMLAQPIVDAMRFAMGESFRGRRIYMSPRGQTLTQRKVEELAKEETLILLCGHYEGVDQRAIDLCIDEELSIGDYVLTGGELAAMVVADSVARLIPGVLGCEESAQTESFSSGLLEYPQYTRPRVFEGLEVPEVLVGGNHALIEDWRFEQALRLTLERRPEMLRGLPMDKRQRRIFNRVMASREQLSDGQSDKSALIPSNEAENRVY from the coding sequence ATGAAGATCAAGATTTTGACGATATTCCCGGAGATGTTTGCGCCGGTGCTCGGAGCGAGCATGCTGGGGCGCGCGCAGGAGAACGGACTCCTCTCCTTTGAGGTGATCGACATCCGGCCTTTTTCTTTGCGCAAGCACAAGAACACGGACGACGACCCCTTCGGCGGCGGCGCGGGCATGGTGATGCTGGCGCAGCCGATCGTGGACGCGATGCGCTTCGCGATGGGGGAGAGCTTTCGTGGCCGGCGCATCTACATGTCCCCGCGCGGCCAGACGCTGACGCAGCGCAAGGTGGAGGAGCTCGCGAAGGAGGAGACGCTGATCCTTCTTTGCGGCCATTACGAGGGCGTGGATCAGCGCGCGATCGACCTGTGCATCGATGAGGAGCTATCCATCGGGGATTACGTGCTCACGGGCGGCGAGCTCGCGGCCATGGTGGTGGCGGACAGCGTGGCGCGGCTGATCCCCGGCGTGCTCGGGTGCGAGGAGAGCGCGCAGACGGAATCCTTTTCCTCCGGTCTGCTCGAATACCCGCAGTACACGCGCCCTCGGGTCTTCGAGGGGCTGGAGGTGCCGGAGGTGCTTGTGGGCGGAAACCACGCGCTGATCGAGGATTGGCGCTTCGAGCAGGCGCTTCGCCTTACGCTGGAAAGGCGTCCTGAAATGCTGCGGGGGCTCCCCATGGACAAGCGCCAGCGCAGGATTTTCAACCGCGTGATGGCGTCCAGGGAGCAGCTCTCAGACGGCCAGAGCGACAAATCAGCGCTTATCCCTTCTAACGAAGCGGAGAATCGCGTATACTAA
- a CDS encoding DNA methyltransferase, with the protein MQLCQHACTKEVHLGSGAGGLLLQRRLPDCVDELLRRFGGQVQMIYIDPPFNTGQRFDMKMRVGEEDWKRSRARLTLPAYDDRWPSEEEYLSMMRSALTLARELLRDEGTIFLHIDSRMHARLRLMMDDIFGPQNFLNEIIWAYQSGGRALNHFSRKHDIILFYRKSRLYYFNIRSVPVPRAENRSNHMRRCVDADGRTYRTIRSGGKEYVYYDDEPAYPGDVWDDVSHLQQKDPQRTGYDTQKPVKLLERIVLCASRPGDIVCDLFCGSGTTLVAAAQNGRRFLGVDQSVTAHAVARKRLLGRKLEIETQAQPVNAEVSATLMPGIGFYTVQLLKYEIEAELGCFDGLDAVDQWSAGFLREGAFLSYANAVRSKQSPCLAKTLEIPVLSGTPCIETVDVLGRRAFYCFTETSGQ; encoded by the coding sequence GTGCAGTTATGTCAGCATGCGTGCACCAAAGAGGTGCATTTGGGCAGCGGGGCCGGCGGCCTGCTGCTGCAGCGCAGATTGCCGGACTGCGTGGACGAGCTGCTCAGGCGCTTCGGCGGTCAGGTGCAGATGATTTACATCGATCCGCCCTTTAACACGGGTCAGCGCTTCGACATGAAGATGCGCGTGGGCGAGGAGGACTGGAAGCGTTCCCGCGCGAGGCTGACGCTGCCGGCCTACGACGACCGCTGGCCGAGTGAAGAGGAATACCTTTCCATGATGCGAAGCGCCCTTACGCTCGCGCGGGAGCTGCTGCGTGACGAGGGCACGATCTTTCTGCATATCGATTCGCGCATGCACGCGCGCCTTCGCCTGATGATGGATGACATCTTTGGCCCCCAGAACTTTTTAAACGAAATCATCTGGGCCTATCAGAGCGGGGGACGGGCGCTCAACCACTTTTCCCGCAAGCACGACATCATCCTCTTTTACAGAAAGAGCCGTCTGTATTACTTCAATATCCGGTCGGTGCCCGTGCCGCGCGCGGAAAACCGTTCCAACCACATGCGCCGCTGCGTGGACGCCGACGGGCGGACGTATCGCACGATCCGTTCCGGAGGCAAGGAGTACGTCTATTACGACGACGAACCCGCCTATCCCGGCGACGTATGGGACGACGTGAGCCATCTGCAGCAGAAGGACCCGCAGCGCACGGGATACGACACGCAAAAGCCCGTCAAGCTGCTGGAGCGGATCGTCCTCTGCGCGTCGAGGCCGGGCGATATCGTCTGCGATCTGTTCTGCGGTTCCGGCACGACGCTGGTCGCGGCGGCGCAAAACGGCCGGCGCTTTCTCGGCGTCGATCAGAGCGTGACCGCGCACGCCGTCGCGCGTAAGCGGCTGCTCGGCCGAAAGCTGGAAATTGAGACGCAGGCCCAGCCCGTAAACGCGGAGGTTTCGGCGACGTTGATGCCGGGTATCGGTTTTTACACGGTGCAGCTTTTAAAGTACGAGATCGAAGCGGAACTGGGGTGCTTTGACGGGCTGGACGCGGTGGATCAATGGTCCGCGGGCTTCCTGCGCGAGGGCGCGTTTCTCTCCTACGCCAACGCGGTGCGCAGCAAGCAGAGCCCGTGCCTCGCGAAGACGCTGGAAATTCCCGTGCTCTCCGGTACGCCGTGCATCGAGACGGTGGACGTGCTGGGGCGGCGCGCGTTTTACTGTTTTACCGAAACGTCGGGTCAATGA
- a CDS encoding manganese efflux pump, translating to MSTTMLLLTAVALSMDALAVSISNGMTIHDLKARDALKTGFFFGAFQALMPAIGWLAGTSIRDMIVSVDHWVAFGLLAVIGGKMIWDTFHEQGDDSVANPTDTRVLLIMAVATSIDALAVGISLAMEQVAIVPAALTIGAVTFSLSALGVLLGKKLGETCQKRAGLIGGIILILIGLKILIEHITQGV from the coding sequence ATGAGCACGACGATGCTGCTCCTGACGGCGGTAGCGCTCTCCATGGACGCGCTGGCCGTATCGATCTCCAACGGGATGACGATTCACGATCTGAAGGCGCGCGACGCGCTGAAGACGGGTTTCTTCTTCGGCGCATTCCAGGCGCTGATGCCCGCGATCGGATGGCTGGCCGGGACGAGTATACGGGACATGATCGTCTCCGTGGATCACTGGGTGGCGTTTGGGCTGCTGGCGGTCATCGGCGGCAAGATGATCTGGGATACGTTTCACGAGCAGGGGGACGACAGCGTCGCGAACCCGACGGACACGCGCGTGCTGCTGATCATGGCCGTTGCGACGAGCATCGACGCGTTGGCCGTGGGCATCAGTCTTGCGATGGAGCAGGTCGCCATCGTGCCGGCGGCGCTGACCATCGGCGCCGTCACGTTTTCGCTCTCCGCGTTGGGCGTGCTGCTGGGCAAGAAGCTGGGCGAAACCTGCCAAAAGCGCGCTGGGCTGATCGGCGGCATCATCCTCATCCTAATCGGCCTGAAGATCTTGATCGAGCATATCACCCAGGGCGTATAG